The window ttgcataaaatgtaatcaattgatcattcggttgcacaaaaaaaaagtaagttaaatgcggaaaatattTTGCAtgtgtcttaaaaaaaagtaaaacaattaaGATCGGAGTATTGCGGTTGTAATATTAGAAAATACAAgatttatagttgagcaagtaataactttatttttacttagtttttgaaatatgtaataacattctaagacacgtAAAATACATATTCCATATTAAACTTGCTTTTTTACAATCGAGTAATTAaatgattacattttatacaaatttaaaAGACTAACTGagtattttatgtaagttcgaGGAACTATCGGAATACTTGGAAAGTTCTGGTAACCTAtcaaattttttggacaaactgaggacaaatgatgtattaagccattaaaAAATGTTGATTAGCAAATCCTCCCACATCTATCTGAAATATTGTACAAAATTCCTATCTGATAGATTTTCACCGGTAAGTCTGTTGCCATCGGATCTCCAGTATCGCTCCGTCAAACGTCGTCTTCACTACTACAGCTCAAAATCCACTAATTTCATCCACAGTTCTGCCATTCAGATAGATGAGCCAACATTGTATAGTCTAGGGTTAGGGTTTTCCACTCCTTTCGTATCCTAAGAAAATGCAACCTAACCGCCGAGTAGCGTCTTTATCGTCGCTTTCACTACCTCTATCGCAAGAACCTAATTCTACTCTGACAGAGGGAGGCTTTCACGGGTCCGGATCGTTTAATTGGCTGTTTGAGTGTCACGGGTTCTTGCATAATGTGATTCTCATTCTGGCTTCTCTTGCGTTTATATCGTACTTGGCTTTTCAGGCTAAGAAGAGCGTTACTAAGTTGTCTCATGGAAGATCGTATATAATGATCGCTTATTATGGGACTCTTTGGCTTGTTAGTTTGCTCAATCTTGCTTGGTGCTGCTTTCAGGTTAGTGAATTTCAAGTTGGAATCTAGATGATTGGCTTGTTAGTTGTCTATGTTGAATGTATACAGCTCCACTCTTtatcaattttctttttttaatttcagtTACGTTCATGGGCCCATtgattgagcttttagttcGAATTGTTCTGTTATATTGGGGTTGATTGTTAAATGTACATATATTATTGTGGGATTTGAATTCTTAAATGTATATCATGGATGTTTTATCTGCAGGGTGTATAAATGAAAATTGAGTCTCCCCTTTCATCTTTGTAACTCCCAAGTTTGTTACTCTTATACCCTACTTGAAACTTTCATGTACTTGAAAACTTTGGATTCTTGAAATGATGTCAACAATTAATTGCTACAGAATATCTTATGATCAATAAGATAGTTAGTTATGTGGTCTTCTTTATGGTCTGCCATGTCCAAACTTTTTCCTTCACTCCATTTTATCCTTTTTTCTCTTCTACTTCAACCTGGGTTATCCTAAGTTAGCTTTGTTATATTGAAATAATGGTTTCTTTACACAATAGTGACAGTTTTTAAATGGTTAAGTGCATTTTGTGCAGATTCTTCCATAGAAATAATATGTGGAGTTGTCTATGATCTTACTGATGCTtgggaactttttttttttttgttgttgcatATTGCACTGGAATTTCTAATGCTTAATTTACTTATACAGGCCACGTTTTATAGAACACGTATACTTACATTGGTCAACTGTGCTAGTTTTAGTTATCTCTGTTCAAGGGCTTAAGCTTACTTTACTTAtaaaggttatgttttacagAACACATATACTGAACTTTAAGTGGGAGTACTAGTCTTAGTTATCTCTGTTCAAGGGGCTTAAGATTTGTGTGTCTTGGATTTAGGCTTTTGTGCAGCCATTTCGGGATTTAGGCTTTTGTATTTTGTTCTTTCTTACAAAGAAACACATTAAAGTTGGGTTCGGAATTGCTTATCAACTACCTTGCAGGAGTCTAGTTGTTACAGTCAATAACACGGTTAAGAGGATATTGGCATACTGCCCTTCCTATGTCTTATGACTTTCTATTTATTCAGTTTAAGATTCAGAGCATCTTTCTAGGGTCTTACTAGTTACTAGCAATGTCATGGCCTGATTAGACAATAGATTAAGATGGGATGCTGGTCGGTTTTTCATTGTTTACCCAGGTTGTTTGTAACCACTTGTTCGGATAATGGGGACTTATTGCATTGCTTATCATGCCCATTAGCAGTTTTAGTATCATTCTCTTTCTTAATAAGTAGATACCTTTCTTAGTTTGTTTCATTGCAAATCTTGAATCAACATCTGCTAAGCCTCTTATTATATTCTTCTGTCATATGAACAAGTTTGTAGTGTATCTTCGCTTTCACTTGTACTTAACTGATCGAAAATTGTCTTTTATGATTTGGGAGAATCTATCTGTTTgaagatttattttatttttctatgttACTTCTTAATAATACCATTGGGCCGTTTGTCTACAATGAACTAAGATTTTCTCATCATCAATGCAGGCATGGGAATGCACTCCTGGAAAAGAACTGACGTGGAATATATTATCTTTGTTTACCACATCTGGAATGCTATTTCTGGAAGTAAGCTTGATTGCCTTTTTACTCCAAGGCAATTATGCAAGTGGATTGGAAGCTTTGACACGGACATTTGCTGTCTCAGCAATCATTGTGGGTTTGGATATACTGCTAAAGGTATTTCTGCGTTGTTGAAAGCCTTTTTTTTATTCTTGTAACTAGCTTTTTCAGATACTGGCATGTGGCAACAAGCATTAAAATCTCGTAGGCTAGAGTTTGCGGACACTTACCTTGCATTGCAAAATGTGGTATTAACTTGTTATTCCCAGATTTAAAATTTTAGCATGTAAAAAATGCAAACTCATATCTAATCTACACCCTGAAGCATGCATGATGACGCTTCTCCCTCGTATATTTGTACTGTACCCAAAGTGTGTATGCTAGATGATATGGGGTGGACCTTGGATTTGATGGTTTGTCTTTTACAGGCAATTTATATGTTTGGACTTGGGATCCCTTTGTTCATTGATAGCAAAGAAGAACCACAAAAAACGAAGTGGAACTTGTGGGTTATCCACAGGCTAGTACTAACTGCAGTTTATGGCTTCATATTATTCATGTACCATTCCAAATGGAGGGAAAGGTTACCCGGTAAGTTTATCAAGCACAAAATGTTGGCACTAGGTCTTTCCTGCTATTTCCGGAGCAGTTTATAATGAACTCGTgttgtctttctttttctttgcagCAAGGCCTGCATTCTACAAGTACATTGTTATTATGTGCATCTTGAATGCACTAGCTCTATTCGCATGTGCCTTTACCGGCAATGGGGCTGGTTTTGGTTTCTGGTAATTCCGGATCAGATTCTCACTATAAATGTTGCAGCAATCATAtaaaatttgttattttatatttcCCCCTCGATCTTCCTTTGCAGGTTATACGGCACCACAATCGTTTGCTACCATAGCTTCTACCTGCCTCTTTTATACGTAACATTTTTAGCAGACTTTTTCCAGGTCACCATCAAGTGTTGGATTTTCTAGATTTTTCAAAACCACAATTTTACTTCTTAGTTTCGCAAACTGTTCAGGTTTTGATCGGTGGTTGCTTTTGTTATGAGTGTAGGAGGAAGATTTGCATCTGGAGAACGTATACTATTCGGAGATGAAAGATGCTGGTTTCTTTGATGCTGATTGGGAGTGATGCCGAGAGAGGTCTGAATCGCAGTCTGTAGATAGAAGCGGAAATGGTTCTTGATGGAAACATTGCTGCAGTAGAAGACATCTTTAGTCAAAACCGTATCAGATATGCTGCTTTATGTACAATGTAGTTGTAGTACTTGTGATCTTTCATGTTGCCCAAGGCTTTTAGCAGCATTTGACATTAACTCTGTAAGTAATACTGAATAAAGTTATCCAGATAATAGTGTCCTTGCTTTTTCTAGTGTCATGTTATGAGTCTTACAGGTAATTAGATTGCATATACAGTATTTGAATTTTCTGTTAAATTACACAGACGGTGTTTAAACGTTCAAGTCCAGTTTTGTTGCCGAAAAACTCACAAAAATGACCGAAATTTGAAGCGTGTTTAGCTTTGGaatgttttaatttaacttttttgggataagttgtaaaaaatagttttatagttaggtaagaataattttaccatAATGTTATATATGGTACAATTAAGAGCTTAATACTTGACATCTTGCTCATGTGCTGCTTCGGAGTAGCTCGTTAATTCTGTTTATAAATTTCGTTTGCgaataactcattaattatattcatttgaaatttttttaatgcATAATTTTGAAATCTATAAATTAAAGTTTACATAAAACTATGTTATTTTACTTTTCCCGTTATAGAATTAAGCTTGCTCACGAGTGTGTTCATGAATATTATAATCGGgtttgttcatgaacctataatcgaGCATGCTCGTGAGCTTTTGACTCGAGTTTTGTTGTGCTCAAACTCAGGATATTTATAAATCGAGTTGAACGTCGAGCTGCTCGATTTATTTACActacctaacattgacaaactaggtcaattttagaaatcatatttttatgtattagaGTTACATATCAGTAGGTtaagtgtgttttttttttttgcagttcAGAATAAGTTTTGAGTTGGAATGTTTGACTTACATGTGTAATTAACTCAATTTGCTAATATTAAACCTCAATTATACCATTTATAACCTGACGAGTAAATTCTCTTAACTGATTAATGTTGTCAGAATCGAAACGTACATAAAATCGAATTTACAATTGGGTCATAGGTCATTTGGTTCAACCAAATGATTCGGATTATTTAGACTAGATGATGTAATAGTTTTTTTCAATTGGAATTTAATACTCTATAAAATCATCACCATCATGTTTCTATTTGATAGTAATTTTCGCATTAACCTGCTCGTAGTTAAAAGTTAAGCCTTTTATTATTGGGTAAACAATTATAAGGTCTTtttgtttttacttaacacactaataagtccatcatattattataaggtccttaaatTTTATCTTGATAAATTCTTTAGTCCTTCAAtttgtttttataaataaaagtccaaaattgcccctagttattacataaaaaaaaatttatcttttaatttcaaatttaataattttttgaaCTACGTATATATACCaaaattaatatacttgaaattttttattattaattttcttaaattttaattatttttttctttattttttaatataatatctttaaactaacatcAACTATTATCATAAacttttatgatttttaaaaatcatatattttttcttcattAGATAAAATTATtagaattgtaaaaaaaaaacaccttTTACAATTACAGTCTTAttcctattttaataatttttaaaatatttttcatttattttttagtcaataaattttatgttgCTAAATTaaattctataattatataaaaattaataaatcaattactttatattggagagattgtgattatgtaagaaaaaagtaaaaatatataaaataagaaaaatagatgttttattattaaaacataaagtaaagggtaattttggtattttaaaatttatttagtataatttGACCATTGACTCAAGCATAAAGACTAAGGGTTTAGGGGAAAAAAAgtgggactatataattatttttaaaaacagaaggactaagtagtgtattaggtaaaaacgcagagattttataattatttacccgttattattatttaggtagaaaaaaaaaatcattgaattatgaaaataataagacttaatatttaaagttttctaaatgtaatgattttttttttactttttccatattttttaaataattaaaagatTGTGTCAATTTGGATCCCGGTTGAACCGTCGAGTTACTTTGATTCTTGCtgaattattaataattagAAAACTTAATATGACTCGAACCAAAAGATCTGACAATTTTTCGATTCAACCGGTTGGACTGGCTTATCAGATCCGGATCTGACAACATTTGATGAtcatggtgtacaacatttgatGATCATGGTGTAGTTTAGATGTAGAAAGTGAAGGACATTTTTTGGACTTACACTCAAGTAGTACCACTAATACTTTTACGACATTTTCTAGTCAAAAGTACAAAAGTAGTACCACTAAAGCAAAGACTAGTAGATCTTTCAAAGATAACATAAACAATTTGCTACTATTAGCAACACCAAAATGCTAAATAGATTAGCATTACAGTAAAATCCAAATATAATACCGAATTTCAGCAATATTTGATTATATATGCATTCGAGgtgaaattaaaatttattgttTCTATGAATCCTGACTAAATTGTCAATATATCTTATGAATTTGAgttgaaattaaaatttatgGATTTTATGAGTCCTGGCTAAATTGTCAATATATACAATTGGCCTCTCTATCTTATGCTGTAAAATTAAAATGGTAGAGCAAAATTTATAGCTTGTTTATATCTAAGGTTATAAATGAACCGAATCGTTCTCAATAAAATGTCAACCATGTTCGGTTAAATTTATAAACGATCCGAGCTTAAACAATGAAACTCTACTAAAAATCTTACGAGCAGACTCAATTATATGTTCATAAATAAGCTCGAATATAATATTCATGAACACACTGGTTAGCAAGCTTacttgaattattattattttttttaataatagcaCTTCTATAAAAGAGGAAAGGTAAACTGCATAATTTTACGTGAAACCTTAGTTTTGTAAGTTTCAGAACTCTGAGTTCATGAATAgaatccgcaagctgctcacgAATAAACCTCATGAATAAATAATTGAGCAGCTCACAAACAAAATGTTGAGTTCAAACTCGAACTCATCATTTTCTAACAACCTGTGAACAAATATAAATGAACGAGCAGCTCACGATTAAAATGTTGAGCTCGAACTTGAACTCGTCATTTTCTAGCAACCCGAGCATGAGCAGTTTTGGCTTGGCTCGATTAAAGCCCTACAGCCCTATTCATATGTGTCTATAAGATCAGGTGTTTCTGTTTCTGAATCCTATAGGGTAGCTAAGTTCAGACTTAAGCCCCAATAGGACACGAGCGCACATTGGAATTGAGCAGCCAAACCAGAAATAAACCAAATAAAAACTAGaacattttctcaaaaaaggaaaaaagaaaattacagcagcacaaTTTCATAAGTTAACGATATAAAGGCTCAAGAGTTCTAACATTTAAGACGTACGTTCTGTAGGAGAAACTGACAAAAACATCAAGACACAGTTCAATCACTCCTATAACAGGCTAATAAAGAACATAACTCAAGGCAAAGGGAGTTCTAATTCTGATCAACATTTCTTCTAAGCAcccttcttctcaacaagtGATTCAATAAGATCTGCAGCATCCTGAACTGTTGCAATACTCTGGGCACTGTCTTCTTCCACACTGATACCGAATTCTTCCTCTAGTCCCATCACAATCTCAACCTGCGATCAAGATAATACATGCCAACAAGTCAGTATCAATGTTAGTTGTGTTTAACAAGAGAATGCAACCCGGCTAATTAGTGGCGTCAAAATGGATTGTCATGTGATCTatataaatgcaacaaaaatgatAGTCGTGTCAAACAATGTCTCTAAACATAACAAGGTTCAAAAGGCAATCACCATGTCATGCCAACTCTTAGGAGGTTAAAATGGTGATTACAAAGCAGCATCCACTAGTTAATTGAATGACAAAACTCTATGAATAATGTAGATGTACGGGAAAAATGTGCTAGGTGTGATATCAACCAATAACCACAGGAGGAAAAACATCAACAAAGAGAAGGGTTTGTTTCATACAGTATCAAGAGAATCTGCTCCAAGTGCTGCAAATTTTGACTCTCCGGAGATGGCAGTTTCTGGTGCTAAtgctaactgcttcttcactatTTGACACACTTTATCTACTGTTTCTGGCTTGGCCTGCTCAAGATCAGATGAAAAAATACAAGAAGAAAATCAACGCTCAGCTATGAAAATTGCAATTCATGAAATTATCATCGTCTATAAGACAGTAAAATTGCTTGATAGGATGCATCTAACAAACATAGTAATTATGTCCAAACTTATTTAACTCAAACTTTTCCTCCTGGCGTTCACATGGATTGTACAACACCACATTgacaaaaatagattaaatatAGATGTTTTTATCATGCATGTATATAGCAATTATTATCCCCTTTTTTAGTAAATAAATTCCTTACTCACTTTGTGACTGATAAGGCACTTTTAAGTGGTTTCTCTTTCCAATTAAAGTTCACTTAATTTACCTTCCAGAGTGGTACGAATCAAAAACAACATCAGTATTGCACATCAAAATGAAGTCTATTGTTTAAAATTTATATGGAGATACTTCTGTGTGACGATAAGCAAGATAAAGCCATGCATCAAAACTAATTCAGCCAAAAttcagggttttttttttgcaagatGCTGACATATATTTCttcaaataaaaaacaaaagacAACCATAAATGCTAAAGAAGAATATCATCGAAGGGGAAACATACAGCGCAAGAAATCTGAAGACGAGCTGAAAATGGTCGCACTCTAAAAGACAGGAAGCTTCTCTGACTACCGAGTGAAATCGAATTCAGACTAGATAATCTGGCGGCAGCCTGTTTAACATCAAACAATGAAGAAATTAATTCAATCCACAATGaaaatccaaaaagaaaaaagtaaagAAAGCAACATCAAATCACATCTCCAACCAAACCACCATCTTTCCAGGTGAGAGATAGGGAAAAAGACATGTAAGCTTGTCTAAAAGCCTTGTTATGTTAAGACTCTACAGATAATTCCAAAACATTTAATTACGCAGATCAGAGGATTTGAGCTTTGAAAATCACTTAAAAACACTGATCACGAAATTCAAATCTTCAAAAACCAATTAAATACAACTGGATCTCATCCAAAATCTCGAAACAACTAAATCAACAAAAAGCAATAAACAGAACTCTGTAAATCAAATTCGAACCGGGATTTTCCAGATCCAATCCAATTATAACTAGCATAAACAATATCAATAATCAGTGGAAGAAAGAGTTAGAGATCAAATGCAAGCGTAAAGAGATCTATAAGAAAATGATGAAATACAAAataaacaagaagaagaagaataccACGCGCGGCCGAGACTGCATAGAGACGGATGAACCTGCGGCGGCTGCCATGGAAAGAATGCTGCTCTAAAGTCTAAAGCGTGAAGAGTGTGCTAAGAGACGGCGAAAACGAGGTGAACGAAATGGGAGGGTCGTTTTAGAGATTTATAGGTGGCCTATTTGCGTTTGCTTCCCCTTtccatttaactttttttttaagacttttttttttttttttgccaaattATGAAAACGTTTATTTTTTTCACTAatcatataattaattaatacctCGTCATATGTTATTAGTATttcttaaataattaaaatatggatttttattttaaatcaaATCCAAAAAtgctaaaattaaattttgacatCCTCCACACAATGAAATTATATTTATCGAGAAAATTGAATTCATTCTCTAAACTTTAACAATATCTCGTTATTCAGTAGTTTTCATCTGGTCAGtaactgaccaagtgaatttggtcagtcaccgttagatctaagaGGTGTAAATCTAAGTCATACGATTGTTTTAATCTTCACCTTATGATTTTAAcaagtctagatctaacggtgactgatcaaattcacttggtcagtcactgaccaggtgaaaaaCACTGCTCGTTATTAGCTTTATAAATCCACGTGGCAAGCCAAGAGGAGGTTTATACAAGTGAAAATGTACATCACTTTAAATGATTTCAGAAAACTAATGGATAATTGTAACTACTTCATTAGACCAGtatgttattttaaacaaatttaagaaGTTAATAGGTCATTGTAAATAACTCCATAGGATTTAAGAGACACATTTGAAATTTAGAggatcaattgatttttttagttAAGTTGAAGGGCCACCTGATGtattgagaaaaataaattatttcaaTCAAGATTGTAAATAACGTTAGGCGCTAGTCGGGTAGAAATGAGTCTCGAGAATTAATCGGGAATTAGTCGGGATTAATCGGATatgtgtttttatattttttatttgctaataaacaaattattgtataaattcaattaaaatatgtttatattatctaaaaaataacaatataaaattatttaatatataaaaacatgtatatttgaACCATGTATCTTTTAAAGTAtacaaacatcaacatttcaatagtaatatcattgaaacaactcaaaagtgaattataatagaACAAAAAAATCACAATAAAAAATGTTACTGCTCATCGTCGCTTAAGCAGTCTAGATAGTGTCCAAGCGGTCTAGACAGAGCCTAGGCAACAAAATATTGTCTAAAAAAACACCTAGAAAAACTAATCGGAAAAAATCGggacatattttttattttgagcaCCTATATATAGCTTATACGGCCTTGgttttgaaccgtaatttcagtTCTTTTTAAAGATAAATAACAGCAAATTAATAGATTGCTGATTGAAGTATTTGGAAGTTTCTttcatttaaataaaaaaaattgatggtATTGttaattgtttattatttaaGTGTTATTTGATGTTGTTGTTTGTCATTATAGTTTGTTGTTGAAAAAATTGGCTTTTTCAAAAAGTAGAGATTTcatacttttataaaaaaaaaactatttttcatgtataaaatgcaaacaaaaaatctctaatcaaacacctaaaactttctcttttaaaataaaaatgtaaacaTGAGGAGAAAATTGAGTAAATACACTCCTTTGGTTCCATTTTTTGGAACTACTTTTTGCCTTTCAATTATGAACATGTGTTAAAATTCCGAAACAACGAGTTTTAGTAGAAAATTCAATTAATATCCATTGTATATCCACaacaacaaatagcaaacaggtaagtgaaaaggcaaacatgagaagAAAATGGAGTACACAAACTCCCCTTTAGTATCCGTTTGGTTCCATTTTTCGGAACtactttttatcttttaattataaatatgaaataaaaagtGTTTTTTTAGATTATAAAAAATGTTTGTTAAAATTTGGGAACAACGACTTTTAGTAGAAAATTCAATTAATGTCCATTATCTATCAACAACAAAAGCAAATAGCAAACAGGAACACGTGAACCAAACAGATCATTAATTTTtgtagggaaaattacacagaaattcatctttaaaaaattatttacaactatgtcaagttctaattttagattatatcaatctagtaaaatcagtacttttaatatattttaagaattataatttataaattaaaaaactagaatatattttttagagtttatgatttatgaatcggagtctagaatttttaaattatggtgtaaaatcataatatatagagaataatggcatattaagaattaagtttgatgatatgatttagttgtaattttgtacttaattatgatattcatgtatttgacccatttttgtatATGCTAAAACCCAATTTTGAAAGAGTTTCtgtcattttttaaaattaaggcCCCGTTTTGTTTAGcggaaaatattgtgttttgaaaaatattagtaAGCGAAAATATTGTGttggaaaataaatatttttcgaCGTTCGGCTACAACACCAAAAAACGAAAAGAAGTAGT is drawn from Euphorbia lathyris chromosome 9, ddEupLath1.1, whole genome shotgun sequence and contains these coding sequences:
- the LOC136207117 gene encoding protein CANDIDATE G-PROTEIN COUPLED RECEPTOR 2 translates to MQPNRRVASLSSLSLPLSQEPNSTLTEGGFHGSGSFNWLFECHGFLHNVILILASLAFISYLAFQAKKSVTKLSHGRSYIMIAYYGTLWLVSLLNLAWCCFQAWECTPGKELTWNILSLFTTSGMLFLEVSLIAFLLQGNYASGLEALTRTFAVSAIIVGLDILLKAIYMFGLGIPLFIDSKEEPQKTKWNLWVIHRLVLTAVYGFILFMYHSKWRERLPARPAFYKYIVIMCILNALALFACAFTGNGAGFGFWLYGTTIVCYHSFYLPLLYVTFLADFFQEEDLHLENVYYSEMKDAGFFDADWE
- the LOC136206670 gene encoding acyl carrier protein 1, chloroplastic-like; amino-acid sequence: MAAAAGSSVSMQSRPRVAAARLSSLNSISLGSQRSFLSFRVRPFSARLQISCAAKPETVDKVCQIVKKQLALAPETAISGESKFAALGADSLDTVEIVMGLEEEFGISVEEDSAQSIATVQDAADLIESLVEKKGA